The following are encoded in a window of Halosolutus halophilus genomic DNA:
- a CDS encoding VIT1/CCC1 transporter family protein has product MTDLRTLLADEDVRSISRRYFISNGFDGTLTSIGIVVGAYLSGVSEGITVVTIGLGAAVGLGTSGVWSVWEIERAEKQAELLRIERAMLTDLDGTSPQQRQAGARKINAVASGIGPLIGIVLPLLPFLAHGVLFSLLEATLVAVAIGVAVLFCFGAYLGSISKQNWIVAGIRMGLAGIVVAFLNLFLPG; this is encoded by the coding sequence GTGACCGACCTCCGGACCCTTCTCGCGGACGAGGACGTCAGGTCGATCTCGCGGCGGTACTTCATCTCCAACGGGTTCGACGGCACGCTGACGAGCATCGGGATCGTCGTCGGCGCGTACCTCTCGGGCGTTTCAGAGGGAATCACCGTGGTCACCATCGGGCTGGGTGCGGCCGTCGGACTGGGAACCTCGGGCGTCTGGAGCGTCTGGGAGATCGAGCGAGCCGAGAAACAGGCGGAACTGCTGCGGATCGAGCGAGCCATGCTGACCGACCTCGACGGGACGAGCCCCCAGCAGCGCCAGGCAGGGGCCAGAAAGATCAACGCGGTCGCGAGCGGCATCGGGCCGCTCATCGGAATCGTCCTGCCGCTGCTCCCCTTCCTCGCTCACGGCGTCCTCTTCTCCCTGCTCGAGGCGACGCTCGTCGCCGTCGCCATCGGCGTGGCCGTGCTCTTCTGTTTCGGCGCGTATCTCGGCTCGATCTCGAAGCAGAACTGGATCGTCGCGGGCATCCGGATGGGGCTCGCGGGAATCGTGGTCGCGTTCCTGAACCTGTTCCTGCCCGGTTGA
- a CDS encoding DUF1684 domain-containing protein, whose translation MTADWKRAIEGQREEKDQYFGESRHSPLPADERETFDGLSYYPIDADYRFELPLHRYDDPERVVVGTSTDGEREYLRWGEFRFSVAGEDVTLQAYKSDPEDDRLWVPFRDATSGEETYGAGRYLDLEREAHRTDEGTWILDFNAAYNPTCAYSDRYECPLPPTENWLEGPIEAGEKAYH comes from the coding sequence ATGACCGCCGACTGGAAACGAGCGATCGAGGGGCAACGGGAGGAGAAAGACCAGTACTTCGGCGAGAGTCGACACTCGCCGCTGCCGGCGGACGAGCGCGAGACCTTCGACGGTCTCTCGTACTACCCGATCGACGCGGACTACCGGTTCGAACTCCCGCTACACCGGTACGACGATCCCGAACGGGTGGTCGTCGGGACGAGCACGGACGGCGAACGGGAGTACCTGCGCTGGGGCGAGTTCCGGTTCTCCGTCGCCGGCGAGGACGTCACGCTGCAGGCCTACAAGTCGGATCCGGAGGACGATCGACTCTGGGTTCCGTTCCGCGACGCGACGAGCGGCGAGGAGACCTACGGGGCCGGCCGGTACCTCGACCTCGAGCGCGAGGCACACCGGACGGACGAGGGAACCTGGATCCTCGACTTCAACGCGGCGTACAACCCGACGTGTGCGTACTCGGACCGGTACGAGTGTCCGCTCCCGCCGACGGAAAACTGGCTCGAGGGGCCGATCGAGGCCGGCGAGAAGGCGTACCACTGA
- a CDS encoding thioredoxin family protein, producing the protein MSDSMDDERQRIREQKKRELRDRLENGSVSGDSSAVEQAASPDTPISIRGRDHLDEVVGEHDVVLVDCYADWCGPCQMLEPTVESLAAETDAAVAKVDVDAHQRLAQQLGARGVPTLVLYADGEPVERMVGVQDRATLAGLIEQHS; encoded by the coding sequence ATGAGCGACTCCATGGACGACGAACGGCAGCGAATCCGTGAGCAGAAGAAACGAGAGTTGCGCGATCGTCTCGAGAACGGGTCCGTATCGGGGGACTCCAGCGCCGTCGAGCAGGCGGCCAGCCCGGACACCCCGATCAGCATCAGGGGTCGCGACCACCTCGACGAGGTCGTCGGCGAACACGACGTCGTCCTCGTGGATTGCTACGCCGACTGGTGTGGTCCGTGCCAGATGCTCGAACCGACGGTCGAGTCCCTCGCCGCGGAGACCGACGCCGCCGTCGCGAAAGTCGACGTCGACGCCCACCAACGGCTCGCCCAGCAACTGGGCGCTCGCGGGGTCCCGACGCTCGTCCTCTACGCCGACGGCGAACCGGTCGAGCGCATGGTCGGCGTTCAGGATCGGGCGACGCTGGCGGGGCTCATCGAGCAACACAGCTAA
- a CDS encoding SHOCT domain-containing protein, with product MTQLRETIGRYARRFAVTGAVLLVAATATGAAQGHGGTGGTMGGWGGFGGWMFLWPVLLFGVLALLALWTGSRGREARTARPDRSLAELRERYARGELSDEEFERRRRNLRLQG from the coding sequence ATGACGCAACTACGCGAAACGATCGGACGGTACGCCCGGAGATTCGCGGTGACCGGTGCCGTCCTCCTCGTCGCCGCGACCGCGACGGGTGCCGCGCAGGGCCACGGTGGCACCGGTGGAACGATGGGCGGCTGGGGAGGGTTCGGCGGTTGGATGTTCCTCTGGCCGGTCCTGTTGTTCGGAGTGCTCGCACTGCTGGCCCTCTGGACCGGGAGTCGAGGACGGGAGGCTCGCACTGCCCGCCCCGATCGGTCGCTCGCGGAACTCCGCGAACGCTACGCACGGGGCGAACTCTCCGACGAGGAGTTCGAGCGACGACGACGGAACCTGCGGTTGCAAGGGTGA
- a CDS encoding sulfurtransferase TusA family protein has protein sequence MTDTTEPDVTIDSRDATCPGPLMDLIGKVKTLDPGTVVELQTTERNSTTDVPEWLEEAGHDLVEIEERDDHWNIYIEVN, from the coding sequence ATGACAGATACTACCGAACCAGACGTGACGATCGACTCGCGCGACGCAACGTGTCCCGGCCCGCTGATGGACCTCATCGGGAAGGTGAAAACGCTCGACCCGGGGACCGTGGTCGAACTCCAGACCACGGAACGAAACTCCACGACCGACGTCCCGGAGTGGCTCGAGGAAGCCGGCCACGACCTGGTCGAGATCGAGGAGCGCGACGACCACTGGAACATCTACATCGAGGTCAACTGA
- a CDS encoding NAD(P)/FAD-dependent oxidoreductase, with product MHRIAIVGGGTGGTVLANRLASELQSEIEADEVEVRLITADPDHVYKPTFLYVPFGKKTVDDARRPIEDLIDRRVTLTIGEVVDVDTDGKKLTFGDSSVLAYDQLVLATGATLEPEAVPGLAEGGHHFYGPDGAERLRDDLADFTEGHLVLSVVGVPHMCPAAPVEFTLMVDDWLRERGRREDVEITYTYPINRAHGLESIADWATDLFEERDVNLETFFNVEEIDPDAEVIETVEGSEMEYDLLVAIPPHAGSDLVTDAGLGEDGWVDVDKHTLEATNAEDVYAIGDAADVPTSKAGSVAHYEAGVVADRIASRARGTVPTATYDGKTVCFLEAGMDEATFIEFSYGEEPFVREPSKPLHWAKLGYNESYWLTARGLL from the coding sequence ATGCATCGAATCGCTATCGTTGGCGGCGGAACGGGGGGGACGGTCCTCGCGAATCGGCTCGCGAGCGAATTACAGTCCGAGATCGAGGCTGACGAGGTCGAGGTCCGGCTGATCACGGCGGATCCGGACCACGTCTACAAGCCGACGTTCCTGTACGTGCCGTTCGGGAAGAAGACGGTCGACGACGCCAGACGGCCGATCGAGGACCTCATCGACCGCCGCGTCACCCTCACGATCGGCGAGGTGGTCGACGTCGACACGGACGGAAAGAAGCTGACGTTCGGCGATAGCTCGGTGCTCGCCTACGACCAGCTCGTGCTGGCGACCGGCGCGACCCTCGAACCCGAGGCCGTTCCGGGGCTCGCCGAGGGCGGCCACCACTTCTACGGCCCCGACGGAGCCGAACGGCTCCGGGACGACCTCGCCGACTTCACCGAGGGTCACCTCGTGCTGAGCGTCGTCGGCGTGCCGCACATGTGCCCGGCCGCGCCGGTCGAGTTCACCCTGATGGTCGACGACTGGCTCCGCGAGCGGGGCCGGCGCGAGGACGTCGAGATCACCTACACGTACCCGATCAACCGCGCCCACGGCCTCGAGTCGATCGCCGACTGGGCGACCGACCTGTTCGAGGAACGGGACGTCAACCTCGAGACGTTCTTCAACGTCGAGGAGATCGACCCGGACGCGGAGGTCATCGAGACGGTCGAGGGCAGCGAGATGGAATACGACCTGCTCGTGGCCATCCCGCCCCACGCGGGCAGCGACCTCGTAACTGACGCGGGACTGGGCGAGGACGGCTGGGTCGACGTCGACAAGCACACGCTCGAGGCGACGAACGCCGAGGACGTCTACGCGATCGGCGACGCCGCCGACGTCCCGACGAGCAAGGCCGGTAGCGTCGCCCACTACGAAGCGGGCGTCGTCGCCGACCGGATCGCCAGTCGCGCCCGCGGGACGGTCCCGACGGCGACCTACGACGGCAAGACCGTTTGCTTCCTCGAGGCGGGGATGGACGAGGCCACGTTCATCGAGTTCAGCTACGGCGAGGAGCCGTTCGTCCGCGAGCCGTCGAAACCGCTCCACTGGGCGAAACTCGGCTACAACGAGTCCTACTGGCTGACCGCACGGGGGTTACTGTAG
- a CDS encoding DUF1641 domain-containing protein encodes MSNTEPDTESVTEAADAGEPTLEELVAENPDEVARFLERIDVVNDLLDTADLATAAMDDRMVQELSGTATNLGAAADGLATPEAAALGEATGENADDLADAIETLARLQRSGTLDDLVAVADVAALGSAAMDDGMVTDLAATGTSLGELADTAADDDVARTLESLLEAVGEASAEPTEPLGIRGLVRALRDLDVRRGLGFVISVARKMGERL; translated from the coding sequence ATGTCGAACACCGAGCCCGACACCGAATCCGTGACCGAGGCCGCCGACGCGGGGGAACCGACCCTCGAGGAACTCGTCGCCGAGAACCCCGACGAGGTCGCTCGGTTCCTCGAACGCATCGACGTCGTCAACGATCTGCTCGATACGGCGGACCTCGCGACGGCCGCGATGGACGATCGGATGGTCCAGGAGCTGTCCGGAACCGCGACGAACCTCGGCGCCGCGGCGGACGGGCTGGCGACGCCCGAGGCCGCGGCGCTCGGCGAGGCGACCGGCGAGAACGCCGACGACCTCGCCGACGCGATCGAGACGCTCGCCCGCCTGCAGCGATCGGGGACGCTCGACGACCTCGTGGCCGTCGCGGACGTCGCCGCGCTCGGCTCGGCCGCGATGGACGACGGGATGGTGACCGATCTCGCGGCGACCGGCACCAGTCTCGGCGAACTGGCCGACACGGCAGCCGACGACGACGTCGCCCGCACGCTCGAGTCGCTGCTCGAAGCCGTCGGCGAAGCGAGTGCCGAACCGACGGAGCCACTCGGCATCCGCGGACTCGTACGTGCCCTCCGGGACCTGGACGTTCGGCGGGGTCTCGGGTTCGTGATCTCCGTCGCCCGTAAGATGGGCGAGCGGCTATAG
- a CDS encoding cytochrome ubiquinol oxidase subunit I, which yields MIDPVTASRLQFALTTIVHIIFPVMSMGLAPFLVYFTWKDIRTGKPIYEQLRRFWTRIFAVSFVVGTVTGIVLEFEFGTNFAAFSTTAGELFGGPLALEGMMAFMLEATFLGIFVFGRERVGNPLYMVSAVAVGLGTWLSAVWILIANSWMQTPRGYELATENGQTIVHLVDPIAAYANPRFPWMFVHMQNAAVESVALFMAGLGAYFVFRHHVWGYPVENVGFWETTLKFGLLALLITAPLQVLHGDLYARHIVETQPQKFAAMEAVWETDSYVPEYIVAFPTSIGDLLDPRAKDIFGIGIPGGASWLASGGDPQASIQGLNEFEGPQPPVAIVFWAFRIMVALGFWFILLAVWGGYRWWNGELLEDDLLHKALMASTPLGIVAVELGWVVTEVGRQPWVIQDVLRTSDGVSPGLTGLEATATLAGFAVVYLGLLALYTYVVVRIVRAGPPDVSTTDVDRPEMPASEVGADD from the coding sequence ATGATCGATCCAGTCACCGCCAGTCGGTTGCAGTTCGCGCTCACGACTATCGTCCACATCATCTTTCCCGTGATGAGCATGGGGCTCGCGCCCTTCCTCGTCTACTTCACGTGGAAAGACATCCGCACCGGGAAACCGATCTACGAGCAGTTACGCAGGTTCTGGACGCGGATCTTTGCCGTCAGCTTCGTCGTCGGCACCGTGACGGGCATCGTCCTCGAGTTCGAGTTCGGCACCAACTTCGCGGCGTTTTCGACGACCGCGGGCGAACTGTTCGGCGGGCCGCTCGCACTCGAGGGGATGATGGCGTTCATGCTGGAGGCGACGTTCCTCGGGATCTTCGTCTTCGGCCGCGAACGCGTCGGGAACCCGCTGTACATGGTTTCGGCGGTCGCCGTCGGACTCGGGACGTGGCTCTCCGCCGTCTGGATCCTGATCGCCAACTCGTGGATGCAGACGCCGCGAGGCTACGAACTGGCCACGGAGAACGGGCAGACGATCGTCCACCTGGTCGATCCGATCGCGGCCTACGCGAACCCTCGGTTCCCGTGGATGTTCGTCCACATGCAAAACGCCGCCGTCGAGTCCGTCGCGCTGTTCATGGCCGGACTCGGCGCCTACTTCGTCTTCAGACACCACGTCTGGGGCTATCCGGTCGAGAACGTCGGATTCTGGGAGACGACGCTCAAGTTCGGCCTCCTCGCACTGCTCATCACCGCGCCGCTGCAAGTGCTCCACGGCGATCTGTACGCGCGACACATCGTCGAAACCCAGCCCCAGAAGTTCGCCGCGATGGAAGCCGTCTGGGAGACCGACTCATACGTCCCCGAGTACATCGTCGCGTTCCCGACGAGCATCGGGGACCTGCTCGATCCGCGGGCCAAGGACATCTTCGGCATCGGGATCCCCGGTGGCGCGTCGTGGCTCGCCAGCGGCGGCGATCCGCAGGCGTCGATCCAGGGGCTGAACGAGTTCGAGGGGCCACAGCCGCCCGTGGCGATCGTCTTCTGGGCGTTCCGGATCATGGTCGCGCTCGGGTTCTGGTTCATCCTGCTGGCCGTCTGGGGCGGCTACCGCTGGTGGAACGGGGAACTCCTCGAAGACGACCTCCTCCACAAGGCGCTGATGGCCTCGACCCCGCTCGGGATCGTCGCGGTCGAACTGGGCTGGGTCGTCACGGAGGTCGGTCGCCAGCCGTGGGTCATCCAGGACGTCCTGCGGACGAGCGACGGCGTCTCACCGGGACTCACCGGTCTCGAAGCGACGGCGACGCTCGCCGGGTTCGCCGTCGTCTACCTCGGCTTACTCGCCCTCTACACGTACGTCGTCGTCCGGATCGTCCGCGCCGGACCGCCGGACGTGTCGACGACGGACGTGGACCGACCGGAGATGCCCGCGTCGGAGGTGGGCGCCGATGACTGA
- the cydB gene encoding cytochrome d ubiquinol oxidase subunit II, producing MTDPASLATDPLFGLPLADLWFGLLFFIFATFLFLDGFDFGVGALFATREDDDEREQLLSAIGPFWDGNEVWLVVFGGAMFAAFPAVYANLFSRHYLLMFAILGALIIRGLAPEMYEQRHDEAWQRWWGRAFVVGSLAAPFFLGMFTANWLFGATTIVTLPGLVVGLAVVALTVVDGVAFLRLKTRGDLRDDLRTDGFRALAAYLVLVVVTLGYVYGAAPALRPALFSAPITALVLATLVLAGVYAAATRADRYYVAFGAAAGLVFSLVGIVAGLMYPAIDRAGGLTVETAIVSTLPLNLMSIGAAILLPLVFVYFAVLYSAFSGPIEAGESY from the coding sequence ATGACTGACCCGGCATCGCTCGCGACCGATCCCCTGTTCGGGCTTCCGCTCGCCGACCTCTGGTTCGGACTGTTGTTCTTCATCTTCGCCACGTTCCTGTTTCTCGACGGCTTCGACTTCGGGGTCGGCGCGCTGTTCGCGACCCGCGAGGACGACGACGAGCGCGAGCAGTTGCTGTCCGCGATCGGGCCCTTCTGGGACGGCAACGAGGTGTGGCTCGTCGTGTTCGGCGGTGCCATGTTCGCGGCCTTCCCGGCCGTCTACGCCAACCTGTTCAGCCGCCACTACCTGCTGATGTTCGCCATCCTGGGCGCGCTCATTATTCGGGGCCTCGCACCCGAGATGTACGAACAGCGCCACGACGAGGCGTGGCAGCGGTGGTGGGGGCGGGCGTTCGTCGTCGGCAGCCTCGCGGCCCCGTTCTTTCTGGGGATGTTCACGGCGAACTGGCTGTTCGGCGCGACGACGATCGTGACGCTGCCGGGGCTCGTCGTCGGACTCGCAGTCGTCGCACTGACCGTCGTCGACGGCGTAGCTTTCCTCCGACTGAAGACGCGTGGCGACCTGCGCGACGACCTCCGGACTGACGGGTTTCGCGCGCTCGCGGCGTATCTCGTCCTGGTCGTGGTGACGCTGGGATACGTCTACGGAGCGGCACCCGCGCTGCGGCCGGCCCTGTTCTCCGCGCCGATCACCGCGCTCGTCCTCGCCACGCTCGTCCTCGCCGGGGTGTACGCGGCGGCGACGCGGGCGGACCGCTACTACGTGGCGTTCGGTGCCGCCGCAGGGCTCGTCTTCTCCCTGGTCGGCATCGTCGCCGGCCTGATGTATCCGGCCATCGACCGCGCCGGCGGACTGACCGTCGAAACGGCCATCGTCTCGACGCTCCCGCTCAATCTCATGTCCATCGGAGCGGCGATCCTGCTCCCGCTCGTATTCGTCTACTTCGCGGTCCTCTACTCCGCGTTCAGCGGTCCGATCGAAGCGGGTGAGTCGTACTGA
- a CDS encoding DoxX family protein: MVTKEVRLQSTVAGLTADGRVHTLSVWFILALRLMMGLAFFQSGLDKVLSGEFGAGGYLTGAVPDSGSPAADLFVAMGNTPWFVDFVNVAVPWGELLIGLGLLFGAFTRLAAFWGAFMMLLFYLGNWDVAHGYINGDFAYMLVFLSVAAFGAGRILGLDTYIEGYEIDGQPLVERYPWTRYILG, translated from the coding sequence ATGGTCACAAAAGAAGTACGACTCCAGAGTACAGTCGCGGGGCTTACGGCTGACGGGAGAGTCCACACGTTGAGCGTCTGGTTTATCCTCGCGCTCAGACTGATGATGGGACTCGCGTTTTTCCAGAGCGGTCTCGACAAGGTACTGTCGGGAGAGTTCGGTGCCGGCGGCTATCTGACGGGGGCCGTCCCGGACAGCGGCAGTCCGGCAGCCGACCTGTTCGTGGCGATGGGGAATACGCCGTGGTTCGTCGACTTCGTGAACGTCGCCGTTCCGTGGGGCGAACTCCTCATCGGCCTCGGCCTGCTGTTCGGGGCCTTCACGCGACTCGCCGCGTTCTGGGGCGCGTTCATGATGCTGCTGTTCTACCTCGGAAACTGGGACGTCGCACACGGCTACATCAACGGCGACTTCGCGTACATGCTCGTGTTTCTCTCGGTCGCCGCGTTCGGCGCCGGACGGATCCTCGGCCTCGACACCTACATCGAAGGGTACGAGATCGACGGGCAACCGCTCGTCGAACGCTACCCCTGGACGCGGTACATCCTCGGGTGA
- a CDS encoding helix-turn-helix domain-containing protein has translation MPRAKLIVRIPESLWIHEVSTAHPDVTFRVTSVLPGPDVAIGVIELSASNPVPILAAIEDRDDVRDLELLWTHDETALLQVETSDPSLLAPMQRAGVPIETPFEVEDGVVTWELTTSSDRLSALGSSLDEHDVGYRIKYVHDVDAGRAEQLLTDRQLEVFLTALDSGYYEVPREATLTDVASTLDVSKSTCSDVLHRAEGTIAHWFAEEHVAPASRDR, from the coding sequence ATGCCCCGCGCGAAACTCATCGTACGGATTCCCGAGTCGCTCTGGATTCACGAGGTCTCGACGGCACATCCGGACGTCACGTTCCGGGTCACCTCGGTGCTTCCGGGCCCGGACGTCGCGATCGGCGTCATCGAACTGTCGGCGTCGAACCCGGTTCCGATACTCGCCGCTATCGAGGACCGAGACGACGTTCGTGACCTCGAGTTGCTGTGGACGCACGACGAGACGGCGCTCCTCCAGGTCGAAACGTCGGACCCGTCGCTGCTCGCACCGATGCAACGCGCGGGCGTCCCGATCGAGACGCCTTTCGAGGTCGAAGACGGCGTCGTGACCTGGGAACTGACGACGAGTTCGGACCGGCTCTCCGCCCTCGGATCGTCCCTCGACGAGCACGACGTCGGGTACCGCATCAAGTACGTCCACGACGTCGACGCGGGTCGTGCGGAGCAGCTGTTGACAGACCGACAGCTCGAGGTCTTTCTCACCGCCCTCGACAGCGGGTACTACGAGGTTCCGCGCGAGGCGACGCTGACGGACGTCGCGTCGACTCTCGACGTCTCCAAATCGACCTGTAGCGACGTGCTTCACCGTGCGGAGGGAACGATCGCGCACTGGTTCGCCGAGGAACACGTCGCCCCCGCCTCCCGCGATCGGTGA
- a CDS encoding bacterio-opsin activator domain-containing protein has protein sequence MASWNASSQPSRDSDEVLVRVTVSEGSVVATLANYGAVVRSLTADGTVGTLVAELAETADVRTVVEAVSETHPEADLVGQRERDRTPETRGQFRSAVQERVTDRQLEALQLAHFGGFFEWPRESSGDELADRMGVCQSTYLQHLRAGQRKVFEAFFDSDRGTDDGRPSGIAAGTAGTD, from the coding sequence ATGGCCTCGTGGAACGCGTCGAGCCAGCCGAGCCGTGACTCGGACGAGGTACTGGTTCGCGTCACCGTTTCGGAGGGGTCGGTCGTCGCCACCCTCGCGAACTACGGCGCAGTCGTCCGGTCGCTCACCGCCGACGGCACCGTGGGGACGCTGGTCGCGGAACTCGCCGAGACGGCCGACGTCCGGACCGTCGTCGAGGCCGTCTCCGAGACGCACCCGGAGGCGGACCTCGTGGGCCAGCGCGAACGCGACCGCACGCCCGAGACCCGCGGCCAGTTCCGTTCCGCGGTCCAGGAGCGCGTCACCGATCGGCAACTCGAGGCCCTCCAGTTGGCCCACTTCGGCGGCTTCTTCGAGTGGCCGCGCGAGTCGAGCGGCGACGAACTCGCCGACAGGATGGGAGTCTGCCAGTCGACGTACCTCCAGCACCTCCGGGCCGGTCAGCGGAAGGTCTTCGAGGCGTTCTTCGACTCCGACCGTGGGACGGACGACGGCCGTCCGTCGGGAATCGCCGCCGGAACGGCCGGCACGGACTAG